The genomic stretch CCACCATGCCGGAGCCGAGCGCGTTGACCATGGTGAGATTGCCGGCGCGAATGGCGCCGACGAGGCCGGGCGTGCCGATGCGCGAATTCGGGTTGAGTTCGAGCGGATCGGTGAAGCCGGCATCAAGCCGGCGCCAGAGCACGCTGACCGGCATGGGGCCCGCCACGGTACGCACCATCACCCGGTCGTTGACGACGATCAGGTCCTCGCCCTCCAGAAGCGAGATGCCGAGATAGCGGGCGATATAGGCGTGTTCGTAATAGGTCTCGTTGGCCGGACCCGGCGTCAGCACGCCGATGCGGCCCTCATTGCCGGCGGGGTCGCCCTGCAGCGCATCGCGGAAGGCGCCGAAGAACCCCGCCACGCGCCGCACATGCATGTCGCCGTAGATGCCGGAAAAGGCGCGCGAGGCGGCGACCCGGTTCTCCAGCGCGAAGCCCGCGCCGGAGGGCGCCTGGGCGCGATCGGCGAGCACCCACCATTTGCCGTCCGGCCCGCGCCCGACTTCGAAGGATATGAAGTGAAGATAATGGCCGCCGGGCGGGTCGATGCCGACGAGCGGTCGCAGGAACTCGGTGTTGGAGGCCACCAGCGCCGGCGGAATGAAGCCCTCGGCGACAAGCCGGTTCTCGCCGTAGAAATCGGCCATCATCGCTTCGAGAAGATCCGCGCGCTGCTTCAGTCCGTCGGCGAGTTCCTGCCACTCGTCGTCGTCGATGATCACCGGAATATGGGAAAACGGCCAGGCCCTCGTGTCGTCCTGTCCGTCATAGGCGCGGTAGAACACGCCCGCGTCGCGCAGGTAGCGGTCGGCGCGGGCGAAGCGCTCGGATAGTTCTGATGCCGTCATGCCGGAAAGCGCGTTGACGAAAGGCTGCCAGACGGCGCGCACCTTGCCCGCGGCGTCGACCATCTCGTCGGGCACGCCGGGAAGGGGTACATAGTCCCGGGCGTTCCAGGCGATGGCGGGTTCCGCCTCGTGATCCTCGTCAGCCATATGCTTGTCGGCGGTAAACTCCGCCTTCGGTTCTGCCATCTGGAGCGCTTCCTGCCGCCCATTGATCAGGACCCCGGCCGCGCATGCGGGGCGGGATACCTTGTTTGCCACAAATCGGTTCGGTCGGGCCGGTCCGCCCGTTTGCCGGCGCGGGAGCATCGGGTGAATGAACCCCGGTGCGCCATGTGTCGTATCCGACGCGAAATCAGGCGCCGGGCCCGATCGCGAATCGCCTCAAAGCCCTGCCGGGCGCCTGAGGTCCAGCGTCAGCGGAAACTCCGGCGACGGCGCTTCGCTGAACACCGTATATCCGCCGGCAGTGTGCCCGGCGGCCTCGAAACGCGAAAGCCGCCTTGCTTCCGCCTCGTTGCCGTTGACCGGGAAGGTCTCATAGTTCCGCCCTCCGGGATGCGCAACATGATAAATGCAACCGCCGACCGATCGCGCCGACCATGTGTCGTAAATGTCGAAGGTAAGCGGCGAGTTGACCGGCAGCACCGGATGCAGGCCGGAGGCCGGTTGCCAGGCCTTGAAGCGCACGCCCGCCACCGAAACGCCGTTGGTCCCGGTCGGCTTCAGCGGCACCTTGCGGCCGTTGCAGGTGACGATGTAGCGCTCCGGCGCCCGCGTCTCGAGGCGGACCTGCAGGCGTTCCACGGAGGAATCGACATAGCGCACCGTGCCGCCTGGCGCCCCTTGTTCGCCCATCACGTTCCATGGCTCGAGCGCCTGCCGGAGCTCCAGCCTGTTGCCCTCATACTCGACCTCGCCGAAGAAGGGAAAGCGGAACTGCAGCTGGGCATCGAACCATTCGGGACGAAACTCCAGGCCGTTTTCCTTCAGGTCCTGCAGGACATCGAGAAAATCCTGCCAGATGAAATGCGGCAGCATGAAGCGATCGGCCAGCGCGGTGCCCCAGCGCACGAATTTGCCCTCCAGCGGGTTCTTCCAGAACCGGGCGAGAAGCGCGCGCACGAGCAGTTGCTGCGCAAGGTTCATGCGCGCATTCGGCGGCATTTCGAAGCCGCGGAACTCGACGAGGCCGAGACGGCCGGTCGGCCCGTCCGGCGAGAACAGCTTGTCGATGCAGATCTCGGCGCGGTGAGTATTGCCGGTGACGTCGATCAGCAGGTTGCGGAACAGCCGGTCGACGAGCCAGGGCAGCGGCGGCATGAAGCCGGACTTCGGATGCGGGATCTGCGCCATCGCCGTTTCAAGCTCATAGAGCGCGTCGTGCCGGGCTTCGTCGATGCGCGGGGCCTGGCTCGTCGGTCCGATGAACAGGCTCGAGAACAGGTAGGAGAGCGAGGGGTGACGCTGCCAGTGCAGCACCACGCTCTTCAGAAGGTCCGGGCGGCGCAGGAACGGGCTGTCGCCCGGATTGGCGCCGCCGACCACGACGTGGTTGCCGCCGCCGGTGCCGGTGTGGCGCCCGTCGATCATGAACTTGTCGGCGCCAAGCCGGGTCGCGCGGGCTTCCTCGTAGATGGCTGTGGTCGTCTCCACGCATTCGGACCAGTTTGCCGCCGGATGGATGTTGACCTCGATGACGCCCGGGTCCGGGGCGACACGGATGACATTGATGCGCTCATCCTGCGGCGGCGAATAACCCTCGATGTGGACGGGAAGGTTGAGCTTTTCGGCGGCTCGCTCGGCCGAGGCGACCAGATCGAGATACTGTTCCAGCGTTTCAGTCGGCGGCATGAAGATGCACAGCCGGCCATCGCGCGGCTCAACCGACATTGCGGTGCGCACATGGCCGCCGATCAGCGGACCGAACGCAGCGGGTCTCGGTGCAGGCGGACTGTCCTGAAACGACCTGAAACGAACGGTTGGCAGCGCGCGTCCCTCGTCTTCCCGGAAATCGGGCAGGGGCTCTCGCTTGACCGAAGGATCGAGCGGGTTGATGAAGGGGTACTGGGCCTGGGGGATCCACGCGAGCGAATCGAGCGGCAGGCGAAATCCGACCGGGCTGTCGCCTGGAATGAGGTAGAGGCGCCCGCGCCGGGTCGTCCATTTTTCCGAAACCCATTTGACGCCCGAGGCGCGCCCCTGCCAGGCCTGAACGGGCAGGACATATCCGACCGGCTGGGTCAGTCCGCGCTCGAACACCTTGGTGATGCGGGCGCGGTCCTCGGCGTTTTTCAGCTTCGAATTCGAGGGGTCAACATTTTCCGGCAGGTTGCCCTCCCGGATCAGCCATTCGGCCGGATCCTCGAAGGCCGGCTCGACGATCTCGGGGTCGATGTCCAGCTCGTTGGCAATCGCCTGCAAGAGCCGGCCGGCATCGTCTGCGCCGACCTCGATGTCCCGCTTCTCCTCGGCGATCAGGTCCTGGTTGTTCCAGATCGGCACGCCGTCCTTGCGCCAGTAGAGCGAGAAGGTCCAGCGCGGCAGGCTCTCGCCCGGATACCATTTGCCCTGGCCGTAATGCAGGAAGCCGCCGGGCGCGAAGCGCTGCCGCAGGCGTCGGATCAGTTCGTCCGCAAGGCCGCGCTTGGTCGGACCGACGGCGCCGGTGTTCCATTCGTCGGCCTCGAAATCGTCAATCGAGACGAAGGTCGGCTCGCCGCCCATGGTCAGGCGCATGTCGGTTTCCTCGAGCAGCCGGTCGACCTTGTTGCCGAGCGCGTTGAGCGCCTCCCAGCTTTCGTCGGAAAACGGCCTGGTGATGCGCGGATGCTCGGCGACGCGCCTGATCGTCATATCGAAATCGAAGCTGGTCTCCGCCTTGCCGGAATAGCCGCCGGTGATCGGCGCGGCATTGCGGTAGTGCGGCGTCGCCGCCAGCGGAATATGGCTCTCGCCGGTCAGAAGGCCCGAGGTTGCATCAAGGCCGATCCAGCCCGCGCCGGGCAGGTAGACTTCCGCCCATGCGTGAAGATCGGTGAAATCGTGATCCGTTCCGGACGGACCGTCGAGCGCTTTCAGGTCCGGCTCGAGCTGGATCAGGTAACCGGAGACGAAGCGGGCGGCAAGGCCCATATTGCGCAGGAT from Martelella sp. AD-3 encodes the following:
- a CDS encoding DUF2126 domain-containing protein, encoding MSIKAAIYHLTHYKYDNPVNLGPQIIRLKPAAHSKTKVISHSLKVTPENHFVNLQQDPYGNYQARFVFPEPVTEFKIEVDLVADMTVYNPFDFFVEEQATKYPFDYDEAIREDLSIYIRPEPVGPRLKAYMEKLDLSPGQGTVDMIVGINARLQHDVNYIIRMEPGVQTPEETLERASGSCRDSAWLLVQILRNMGLAARFVSGYLIQLEPDLKALDGPSGTDHDFTDLHAWAEVYLPGAGWIGLDATSGLLTGESHIPLAATPHYRNAAPITGGYSGKAETSFDFDMTIRRVAEHPRITRPFSDESWEALNALGNKVDRLLEETDMRLTMGGEPTFVSIDDFEADEWNTGAVGPTKRGLADELIRRLRQRFAPGGFLHYGQGKWYPGESLPRWTFSLYWRKDGVPIWNNQDLIAEEKRDIEVGADDAGRLLQAIANELDIDPEIVEPAFEDPAEWLIREGNLPENVDPSNSKLKNAEDRARITKVFERGLTQPVGYVLPVQAWQGRASGVKWVSEKWTTRRGRLYLIPGDSPVGFRLPLDSLAWIPQAQYPFINPLDPSVKREPLPDFREDEGRALPTVRFRSFQDSPPAPRPAAFGPLIGGHVRTAMSVEPRDGRLCIFMPPTETLEQYLDLVASAERAAEKLNLPVHIEGYSPPQDERINVIRVAPDPGVIEVNIHPAANWSECVETTTAIYEEARATRLGADKFMIDGRHTGTGGGNHVVVGGANPGDSPFLRRPDLLKSVVLHWQRHPSLSYLFSSLFIGPTSQAPRIDEARHDALYELETAMAQIPHPKSGFMPPLPWLVDRLFRNLLIDVTGNTHRAEICIDKLFSPDGPTGRLGLVEFRGFEMPPNARMNLAQQLLVRALLARFWKNPLEGKFVRWGTALADRFMLPHFIWQDFLDVLQDLKENGLEFRPEWFDAQLQFRFPFFGEVEYEGNRLELRQALEPWNVMGEQGAPGGTVRYVDSSVERLQVRLETRAPERYIVTCNGRKVPLKPTGTNGVSVAGVRFKAWQPASGLHPVLPVNSPLTFDIYDTWSARSVGGCIYHVAHPGGRNYETFPVNGNEAEARRLSRFEAAGHTAGGYTVFSEAPSPEFPLTLDLRRPAGL